A region of the Verrucomicrobiota bacterium genome:
CCTACACTTCCCAAGACGGTAGCGTTTACAACACAGGTGGTAACACGCGTTCGACTCGTTAAGCTAATTACCAATTAATTGGGCAATAAAGCGTTATTAATTAAGATTCTTAATTGGCTAACCTCTCACGTTTTTTGAATTCAGATTTTCCGGCATTTTCCGGATTTATTATCCTTTAAGTTTTCACCTTGCCCCTTCTGGAGCCCCCGAATTTATTAGGTTTTTGCGATGTCATTCTTAATTTCAACCCTCAATCTCAATTCTGTTATTCGTGCGAAAAGTGCGGGATATTTTAGTACTATAGGCTGAATGAAAACCTTGCTAGCCATCCTTTTCTTATGGGCAACAACAACCGTCATGGGTCTGTTTTACGTAATCGATGAGGAAGCCGAAAGAAAAAGTAAACTTGAAGCGAAAAAAGAAGAGAAGCATCTCAAGCACTTCGCCCGTCCTGCACACCTAGTCGAAGTATTGGAAAAAACGATAGAGGAGAATCAGAACTTCCAAGGTGTGGATCTAACGAAGTCCCAATTCAAAGAAAAGCCAGTTTATTCTGGTTCCCAGATCCATATTGGCGACTGGACTGTGCAACGAATTGAAAAGAACAAATTTCTGTTTTCATACCTCTACTCTACAGAGAAGAGTATCTATAAAAGCGTATATTTAGAATACCGCGCAGATTTAATCCCCAGTGATTCTAACATGCGAAGATTTACAAAAGGTCCTAGACGAGTAAAAGTGTTCAAATATGGCTTATGTTTGATCAGAATATATCACGATGAAGCAGAAATCTATGAACTTTAGCTGAACAGAAATGAATAGTTTCAAAGTAGCCATGTGACCAAATCGAGGACAGCGTAGCTGACCACTATTTGTCCGCTTGGTGTTGGAGAAGGAACATGGGCAATCCGATTTCAAAGACTGAAAGTATAGCAAAGGTTCGCCAGTGGATGATCTTAATATTGATGACTGCCTTCGTTTTGTACTACGTCGGCATGCGCATCTATAACGCTAATGCCAAAAGAGATTCTGTAGAGAAGACTTCTGGCGGCTAAACCACTTGATCACACCACAGCCATTCAGCAAGGGTAGAGAAAAGTTTTTACACTGCTGCTTACATGTGCCTCGAATGGTTATTCTCATTTTAGACTGAGGAATGATAGGATTTGAACAGGAGCAACTGAGGAAACAGAGGTTTACTGAAAAGGCCATTTTTTGGCTGAGATATAATTTCTGAACTTGTCTAAGTGGCTGTCGCATTACGGCTCGGACTCCGTTATCTCTGTTTGCTTGTGTTCAAAAATTCCTTCTCATTGTCAGGCTTTCTTGCATTGAGTCGTGGAGTATCCATCCGTGGTTGAGAAACTGTTACAGTATTTTTTTCCATCTGAGCAATCTGTAGTTGTGATCTTTTGTCGTCGCTCCATTGACCAACGCAAGTTAACCATCAGCCTGATCGCTAAATGGAATGTCCGTCTTCGGCGCAGTTCCTAGCCAAAGAACATTTCCATCGATATCTTCGATTTTCATATCGTATGCCCACGTTTGATTGAGGGGCTCTTGGACTACTTTGATGTCTTTGCTCATATACTCAGCAAACAGGGAATCATCGGTTAACCCGATCCAAACGTAAGTGGGCTTTTTCTCTCCATGCATTTCCGAAAGCATAGTCGTGCAACCATCTCGGGAAACCGAACCAATCAGCTTTCCTTCTTCGCCACCCCAGTCGACCTGAAACCCTAAGGAATCTGTGTAGAATCTTATACTATCTTTTAAGCTCTTTACCGGAAGAACGGGTACCGTGCATTCAATTTTATTTTGCATAATTACTATGTTTTTTCTGTAAAAAACCATTCGTAAATTGCGTAAGCAACTACCGCATCCTCCTCATTTAACACATCAATCTGGAATGAGAGCAGGGCTCGTCCTTTCTTATCAAATGATTCATGAAACAACTTCCAGGCGTCTTCTTTATAAGCGCCCTTCGTATAAAGGTACCCTTCAGCCGGCTTTTTATATTTAATCTCAGCTCGCCGTAAGATGGGGACAACTCGCTCTTCAGCTTCTTCCAGGTGCTCTGATAGAAACTGACCGCTTGAAGCTTCTGCTAAAGCGAACAGAGCACTCGCATGAACGGTATCAACATGGTTCAAATACTTTGGGTCTGCGGATAACTCGAAGATGCCATCTGGTTTCGTTTCGCATTTCTTAATTCCTACGAATTGATTGAATGGTAATTCTGTTACGTCCATATATCGGCTGGTTTTTTTAATCTCAATTGGTAGGGAGTTGGTGGAATCCCATTCTG
Encoded here:
- a CDS encoding YiiD C-terminal domain-containing protein, which codes for MDVTELPFNQFVGIKKCETKPDGIFELSADPKYLNHVDTVHASALFALAEASSGQFLSEHLEEAEERVVPILRRAEIKYKKPAEGYLYTKGAYKEDAWKLFHESFDKKGRALLSFQIDVLNEEDAVVAYAIYEWFFTEKT
- a CDS encoding glyoxalase superfamily protein, yielding MQNKIECTVPVLPVKSLKDSIRFYTDSLGFQVDWGGEEGKLIGSVSRDGCTTMLSEMHGEKKPTYVWIGLTDDSLFAEYMSKDIKVVQEPLNQTWAYDMKIEDIDGNVLWLGTAPKTDIPFSDQADG